A genome region from Clostridium pasteurianum includes the following:
- a CDS encoding putative ABC transporter permease subunit, whose protein sequence is MMRTNKFWILTKYLLMGGGYKSRSKKKSIFTANAVAAVILRIFLFVMFAGLVALIDAPFYFGLKMFHAEYLMLQMNYAVITFIIFFFGIFYTMGTFYYSNDINFLIPMPLKPETIVASKFTVSLIYEYFITAIVLVPCTLIYGIGSGMGVPFYIFSIILIIFEPILPLAVALLISIFIMPFVNRSKKKDLFKTLGGILAVAFGLSINVITNSMSSSNSKQMLSSVTKANSVMKDFFPLGNIASKALVGTDLVYLGIFILINVVSFIVIMYLGKLLYFKGVQGLSESSSTRKKIDKKKMEKEVQRKSVLFAYTMKEIKILFRTPAYFVNCVMSSFIFPIVIVVPAMVNKRQRTGISELMKYMNGTESFRILITAAIVFGLLMGAVNAVTSTAISREGSNFFVMKYLPISYAKQITAKLLCGILVGGISIVLVDIVALFAFKFPIYILLYMIIAGMLGIIFASIIGMYIDINTPKLEWDNEQRAVKSNVNSFIDFLISIIPSVIVIIMCIFVKINYNIFFILCVLVFTILDYLLYKFVCKSGEKKIASYES, encoded by the coding sequence ATGATGAGAACAAATAAGTTTTGGATTTTAACTAAATATCTTCTTATGGGCGGAGGATATAAAAGCAGAAGTAAAAAGAAAAGTATATTTACAGCAAATGCAGTGGCGGCAGTTATCCTTAGAATCTTTTTATTTGTCATGTTTGCAGGACTAGTAGCCTTAATAGATGCACCTTTTTATTTTGGACTTAAGATGTTTCATGCAGAGTATTTAATGCTTCAAATGAATTATGCAGTAATTACTTTTATAATCTTTTTCTTTGGAATATTTTATACTATGGGAACATTTTATTATTCAAATGATATAAATTTTCTCATTCCAATGCCGTTAAAACCGGAAACAATCGTTGCAAGTAAATTTACAGTATCACTTATATATGAATACTTTATTACAGCTATAGTTTTAGTTCCATGTACATTAATATATGGAATAGGATCTGGGATGGGAGTTCCTTTTTATATATTTAGTATTATCCTTATAATATTTGAGCCAATACTGCCTTTAGCAGTGGCTTTGTTAATAAGTATATTTATTATGCCGTTTGTAAACAGGTCTAAGAAAAAGGATCTTTTTAAAACTTTAGGTGGTATTTTAGCAGTAGCTTTTGGATTAAGTATAAATGTTATTACGAATAGTATGAGCTCTTCAAATAGTAAGCAGATGCTTAGTAGTGTGACGAAGGCAAATTCTGTAATGAAAGATTTTTTCCCTCTTGGTAATATAGCCAGTAAGGCCTTGGTAGGAACTGATTTAGTGTACCTTGGTATATTTATTCTAATAAATGTAGTAAGTTTCATAGTTATAATGTATCTTGGAAAGCTTTTGTATTTTAAAGGAGTTCAAGGACTTTCAGAATCATCTTCTACAAGGAAGAAAATAGATAAGAAGAAGATGGAAAAGGAAGTTCAAAGAAAATCTGTTTTGTTTGCATACACAATGAAGGAAATTAAAATTTTATTTAGAACACCAGCATATTTTGTGAATTGTGTAATGTCCAGTTTTATATTTCCAATAGTTATTGTGGTTCCAGCTATGGTTAATAAGAGACAAAGAACAGGTATAAGTGAGCTTATGAAATATATGAATGGTACAGAAAGTTTTAGAATTTTAATAACTGCGGCTATCGTATTTGGACTTTTAATGGGTGCTGTAAATGCTGTTACATCTACGGCAATTTCAAGAGAAGGAAGCAATTTTTTTGTAATGAAATATTTACCTATATCATATGCAAAGCAAATAACAGCAAAATTGCTTTGTGGAATATTGGTTGGAGGTATTTCTATAGTTCTTGTAGATATAGTTGCGCTATTTGCATTTAAGTTTCCTATATATATACTTCTATATATGATAATAGCAGGAATGCTTGGAATAATATTTGCATCAATTATAGGAATGTATATAGATATCAATACACCTAAGTTGGAATGGGACAATGAGCAGAGAGCAGTTAAATCAAATGTAAATTCGTTTATAGATTTTTTGATTTCAATCATACCTAGTGTTATTGTGATAATTATGTGTATATTTGTAAAGATAAATTATAATATATTCTTTATCCTATGCGTATTAGTATTTACAATATTGGATTACTTATTGTACAAATTCGTATGTAAAAGCGGAGAAAAGAAAATTGCCAGCTATGAAAGCTAG
- a CDS encoding ABC transporter ATP-binding protein — MIELMNVNKSYNGKNKAVDNLNFTINSGEIFGFLGPNGAGKSTTIKMITGIIKSDSGAIKVDGLDINEKPIEVKKKIGYVPDSPDMFLRLKGIEYLNFMSDIYDVPTDIRKERINSLSKYFDMESALNDKIQSYSHGMRQKMVVMGALVHDPDVWILDEPMTGLDPKASYNLKEMMRRHADSGKTVFFSTHVLEVAEKLCDRIGIVSKGKLIFCGTIQEMKQKLQEEGSSLEKMFLELVDDENK, encoded by the coding sequence GTGATTGAATTGATGAATGTAAATAAAAGTTATAATGGTAAAAATAAAGCCGTTGATAATTTAAACTTTACTATAAATTCAGGAGAAATATTCGGATTTTTAGGACCTAATGGTGCAGGAAAGAGTACCACAATAAAGATGATTACGGGTATTATAAAAAGTGATTCTGGTGCTATAAAAGTAGATGGACTAGATATTAACGAGAAGCCAATTGAGGTTAAGAAAAAAATTGGATATGTTCCTGACAGTCCTGATATGTTTTTAAGACTTAAGGGTATTGAATATTTGAATTTTATGTCAGACATATATGATGTACCGACTGATATTAGAAAAGAAAGAATCAATAGTTTAAGTAAATATTTTGATATGGAAAGTGCTTTAAACGATAAAATACAAAGCTATTCTCATGGAATGAGACAGAAGATGGTTGTAATGGGAGCTCTAGTACATGATCCAGATGTTTGGATTCTAGATGAACCTATGACAGGTCTTGATCCTAAAGCTTCGTATAATTTGAAGGAAATGATGAGAAGGCATGCCGACAGTGGGAAAACAGTATTTTTTTCAACTCATGTGTTGGAAGTTGCTGAAAAGTTATGCGATAGAATTGGAATAGTTAGTAAAGGGAAACTTATATTTTGTGGAACTATACAAGAGATGAAACAAAAACTTCAGGAAGAAGGTAGTTCACTGGAAAAAATGTTTTTGGAGTTGGTTGATGATGAGAACAAATAA